The Pannonibacter sp. XCT-53 genome includes a region encoding these proteins:
- a CDS encoding MaoC/PaaZ C-terminal domain-containing protein produces MTKTNPGNFFEDFYVGQVIRHATPRTVTEGDVALYTAIYGPRFAVQSSDAFARKLGYPRAPIDDLLTFHIVFGKTVPDISLNAVANLGYAGGRFLAPVYPGDTLSAVSEVIGLKENSNGKTGVVYVRSTGYKSDGTEVLDYVRWVMVNKRDPGSAAPVPVVPVLPESIDPDALGDACPLLSAHGWDPALAGSRFRFGDYVAGERIDHVDGMTVEESDHMLATRLYQNTAKVHFNQHTEGQGRFGRRLIYGGHVISLARALSFNGLGAAFHIAAINAGRHVAPLFAGDTVYAWSEVIDTARIEGRSDVGALRLRLVATKDLPCRTFPYADDSGVYAANVVLDFDYWALMPL; encoded by the coding sequence GTGACCAAGACGAATCCGGGCAACTTCTTCGAGGATTTCTACGTCGGCCAGGTGATCCGCCATGCCACGCCGCGCACCGTCACCGAGGGGGACGTCGCGCTCTACACGGCGATCTACGGCCCGCGCTTCGCCGTGCAGTCGTCGGACGCCTTTGCCCGCAAGCTCGGCTATCCGCGCGCGCCGATCGACGACCTGCTGACCTTCCACATCGTCTTCGGCAAGACCGTTCCGGACATCTCGCTCAACGCCGTGGCCAATCTGGGCTATGCCGGCGGCCGCTTCCTGGCCCCGGTCTATCCGGGCGACACCCTGTCGGCCGTCTCCGAGGTCATCGGCCTCAAGGAAAACTCCAACGGCAAGACCGGCGTCGTCTATGTCCGCTCCACCGGCTACAAGTCCGACGGCACGGAAGTGCTCGACTACGTCCGCTGGGTGATGGTCAACAAGCGTGACCCCGGGTCGGCCGCGCCGGTTCCGGTGGTCCCCGTCCTGCCGGAGAGCATCGATCCGGATGCCCTCGGCGACGCCTGTCCGCTGCTCTCGGCGCACGGCTGGGATCCGGCGCTGGCGGGCAGCCGCTTCCGCTTCGGCGACTATGTCGCCGGCGAGCGCATCGACCACGTTGATGGCATGACGGTCGAGGAGAGCGACCACATGCTGGCCACCCGCCTCTACCAGAACACCGCCAAGGTGCATTTCAACCAGCACACCGAGGGTCAGGGCCGCTTCGGGCGCCGGCTGATCTATGGCGGCCATGTCATCTCGCTGGCCCGCGCCCTGTCGTTCAACGGACTTGGCGCCGCCTTCCACATCGCGGCAATCAACGCCGGGCGCCATGTCGCCCCGCTGTTTGCCGGCGACACGGTCTATGCCTGGTCGGAAGTCATCGACACCGCACGGATCGAGGGCCGCAGCGATGTCGGCGCCCTGCGCCTGCGCCTTGTCGCCACCAAGGACCTGCCCTGCCGCACGTTCCCCTATGCCGACGACAGCGGCGTCTATGCCGCCAATGTGGTGCTCGACTTCGACTACTGGGCCCTGATGCCGCTCTGA
- a CDS encoding sodium-dependent bicarbonate transport family permease yields MESFLALAGQNLISPIILSFALGLGAALARSDLSVPEAAAKALSLYLLFSIGFKGGVSVAAHGFDTTLALSLLTGVLLSFLLPFIAFALLRLLTNLSALDAAAVAGHYGSISIVTFVAASSVLQGSGIPAEGYMVAVAAAMEAPAILSALWLAARAKPGSTDEARHDGGLMREILLNGSIVLLVGSFFIGMITGQKGLSEIESFIVAPFKGVLCLFLLDMGLVAGRGLRAARGVLSTGLVAFGILMPLIGAVSGLGAALALGLSEGGTVLMMTLCASASYIAVPAAMRVALPEANPSVYLSASLGITFPFNLTLGIPVYMALAAAAVGG; encoded by the coding sequence ATGGAGAGCTTCCTTGCCCTGGCCGGTCAGAACCTGATCTCGCCGATCATCCTGTCATTCGCGCTGGGCCTTGGGGCTGCGCTGGCCCGCTCCGACCTGTCGGTTCCGGAAGCCGCGGCCAAGGCCCTGTCGCTCTACCTGCTGTTCTCGATCGGCTTCAAGGGCGGGGTGAGCGTGGCCGCGCACGGCTTCGACACGACGCTGGCACTGTCCCTGCTGACCGGTGTCCTGCTGTCGTTCCTGCTGCCTTTCATCGCCTTCGCGCTGCTGCGGCTCCTCACCAACCTGTCGGCGCTCGACGCGGCCGCGGTCGCCGGGCATTACGGCTCGATCTCGATCGTCACCTTCGTGGCGGCCAGTTCGGTGCTGCAGGGCAGCGGCATTCCGGCGGAAGGCTACATGGTGGCCGTGGCGGCGGCGATGGAAGCTCCGGCCATCCTGTCGGCGTTGTGGCTTGCGGCCCGCGCCAAACCCGGCAGCACCGACGAGGCCCGCCACGACGGTGGCCTGATGCGGGAAATCCTCCTCAACGGCTCGATCGTGCTGCTGGTGGGCTCGTTCTTCATCGGCATGATCACCGGGCAGAAGGGCCTGAGCGAGATCGAGAGCTTCATCGTGGCGCCCTTCAAGGGCGTGCTGTGCCTGTTCCTGCTCGACATGGGCCTCGTTGCCGGTCGCGGCCTGCGCGCCGCCCGGGGCGTGCTCAGCACGGGGCTCGTCGCCTTCGGCATCCTGATGCCGCTGATCGGGGCCGTCTCCGGTCTCGGGGCCGCGCTCGCGCTGGGCCTGTCGGAGGGCGGAACGGTGCTGATGATGACGCTCTGCGCCTCCGCCTCCTACATCGCCGTTCCGGCCGCCATGCGTGTCGCGCTGCCCGAGGCGAACCCCTCGGTCTATCTGTCAGCCTCGCTGGGGATCACCTTCCCCTTCAACCTGACTTTGGGTATCCCGGTCTATATGGCGCTCGCAGCAGCGGCGGTGGGAGGATAA
- a CDS encoding P-II family nitrogen regulator, whose amino-acid sequence MEMHKAKRVEIIIEAPMERRLTEALVAAGVTGFTILPVLGGSGRSGVWSREGQVSRAGGMVAFICILKEERLDTLLKRAMPLVAHHIGVVSVTDCDVMRAERF is encoded by the coding sequence ATGGAGATGCACAAGGCCAAGCGGGTCGAGATCATCATCGAGGCCCCGATGGAACGTCGCCTGACGGAAGCGCTCGTGGCAGCCGGCGTCACCGGCTTCACCATCCTGCCCGTGCTGGGCGGCAGCGGCCGGTCCGGCGTCTGGAGCCGCGAGGGCCAGGTGTCGCGTGCCGGCGGGATGGTCGCCTTCATCTGCATCCTCAAGGAAGAGCGGCTGGACACCCTGCTGAAGCGGGCGATGCCGCTGGTGGCGCATCACATCGGCGTGGTCAGCGTGACCGATTGCGACGTGATGCGTGCGGAGCGCTTCTGA
- a CDS encoding carbonic anhydrase translates to MANDFPKHLVAGYGRYLTKGSIRHREAQEQLAIYGQRPDVMVISCCDSRVTPEGVFHAGPGELFVVRNVANLVPPYEETDGQHGTSAALEYAVRVLKVKHIVVMGHAKCGGVHAFRENANAPLATGAFIGRWIKLLEPAAIAMACMPIDRLDDPQLAMEYAGVRQSLKNLATFPFVDTLLRSGELALHGAWFDIGSGELRIMDRVSGKFEPCATDAQILPVAAAE, encoded by the coding sequence GTGGCAAACGACTTCCCCAAGCATCTCGTGGCCGGCTATGGCCGCTATCTCACCAAGGGGTCCATCCGGCATCGCGAGGCGCAGGAACAGCTGGCGATCTATGGCCAGCGGCCGGATGTGATGGTCATTTCCTGCTGCGACAGCCGTGTGACCCCCGAAGGCGTGTTCCATGCAGGGCCGGGAGAACTCTTCGTCGTGCGCAACGTGGCCAACCTGGTTCCCCCCTACGAGGAGACCGACGGCCAGCATGGCACCAGCGCGGCGCTTGAATATGCCGTGCGGGTGCTCAAGGTGAAGCACATCGTGGTGATGGGACACGCCAAGTGCGGCGGCGTCCATGCCTTCCGCGAGAACGCCAACGCGCCGCTGGCGACCGGGGCCTTCATCGGCCGCTGGATCAAGCTCCTGGAACCGGCGGCCATCGCCATGGCCTGCATGCCGATCGACAGGCTCGACGATCCGCAGCTGGCGATGGAATATGCCGGCGTGCGCCAGTCACTCAAGAATCTCGCCACATTCCCGTTCGTCGACACGCTGCTGCGCAGCGGCGAACTGGCGCTGCATGGTGCCTGGTTCGACATCGGGTCCGGTGAGCTCAGGATCATGGACCGTGTCAGCGGCAAGTTCGAGCCCTGTGCCACCGACGCACAGATCCTGCCGGTGGCTGCTGCCGAATAG
- a CDS encoding CAP domain-containing protein yields MMKTFTRHLARPGRLLAGAMLGVALATVAGCQSDKPVELPPFYRDLARVNATVDAQSALQMINQYRQNNGLRPLTLDPTLMSIAQSQARTIASADNIRASLEPQNQLKTRLDAIGETKTYAVENVSAGYRTLAEAFSGWRESQSHNRVMLDAQSTRMGIATHYAPNSKYKVFWSLVLASQPQ; encoded by the coding sequence ATGATGAAGACCTTCACCCGACATCTCGCGCGGCCGGGCCGCCTGCTCGCAGGCGCCATGCTGGGCGTTGCGCTGGCCACCGTGGCAGGCTGCCAGAGCGACAAGCCCGTCGAGCTGCCGCCCTTCTACCGGGATCTGGCCCGGGTGAATGCCACCGTCGATGCGCAGTCGGCCCTGCAGATGATCAACCAGTACCGCCAGAACAACGGTCTTCGGCCGCTGACGCTGGACCCGACGCTGATGTCGATCGCCCAGTCGCAGGCCCGCACCATTGCCTCGGCTGACAACATCCGCGCCTCGCTGGAGCCGCAGAACCAGCTCAAGACCCGGCTGGACGCCATCGGCGAGACCAAGACCTACGCGGTCGAGAATGTCAGCGCCGGCTATCGGACGCTCGCCGAAGCCTTCTCCGGCTGGCGCGAATCGCAGAGCCACAACCGCGTGATGCTCGACGCCCAGTCGACGCGCATGGGCATTGCCACCCACTACGCGCCCAACTCGAAGTACAAGGTGTTCTGGAGCCTCGTGCTGGCCTCTCAGCCCCAGTAA
- a CDS encoding response regulator, with product MSDESAEKPIKVIIADDSGTVRKFIEKALLATGRNFNITMAENGKDAVENLSRQSFDIAFLDINMPQLNGVEVMAAIHVMGSKTFAVSMSDGLAEDAEKKLKSFGAYDFLTKPFSASQVRHVVEVFETINIPFDVLVVDDSATVRRIVKKVLERSIFKLNIVEAEDGDAAIKRVSEKAYRVIFTDFNMPNMTGLELAERLAGMTRASDVILMSTEYNTTLDQAAERVKAKAFLRKPFYPEDVDSILHHLFGLRHSHFSKQVRMFAMT from the coding sequence GTGTCCGACGAGTCGGCCGAAAAGCCTATCAAGGTGATCATTGCCGATGACTCTGGAACTGTCCGGAAGTTCATCGAAAAGGCCCTTCTCGCAACGGGCCGCAACTTCAATATTACCATGGCCGAGAATGGCAAGGATGCCGTCGAAAATCTCAGTCGACAGTCATTCGATATCGCCTTTCTCGACATCAACATGCCGCAACTGAACGGCGTCGAGGTGATGGCTGCCATTCACGTCATGGGCTCGAAGACTTTCGCAGTCTCCATGTCGGATGGACTTGCCGAGGATGCGGAGAAGAAGCTCAAGTCCTTCGGCGCCTACGACTTCCTGACCAAACCTTTCAGCGCCAGCCAGGTGCGCCATGTGGTTGAGGTCTTCGAGACGATCAACATTCCCTTCGACGTGCTGGTGGTGGATGATTCCGCCACGGTCCGGCGCATCGTCAAGAAGGTTCTGGAACGCTCGATCTTCAAGCTGAACATCGTGGAGGCGGAGGATGGCGACGCAGCCATCAAGCGCGTCAGCGAGAAGGCTTACCGGGTGATCTTCACCGACTTCAACATGCCGAACATGACCGGTCTGGAGCTGGCCGAGCGGCTTGCGGGCATGACCCGCGCCTCCGACGTGATCCTGATGTCGACCGAGTACAACACCACGCTCGACCAGGCGGCCGAACGGGTGAAGGCCAAGGCCTTCCTGCGCAAGCCGTTCTACCCGGAGGATGTGGACAGCATCCTGCATCACCTGTTCGGCCTACGGCACTCGCATTTCTCGAAACAGGTGCGCATGTTCGCAATGACCTGA
- the ccrA gene encoding crotonyl-CoA carboxylase/reductase: MSAALRANDNRQTGDAPLKDLYEIGEIPPLGHVPKNMYAWTIRKERHGAPEDAMKVEVVPTWELDSHEVLVLVMAAGVNYNGVWAALGEPISVFNNHSCPYHVVGSDAAGIVWAVGSKVKRWKVGDEVVVHCNQDDGDDEECNGGDPMFSPTQRIWGFETPDGSFSQFCRVQSQQLMPRPRHLTWEESACYTLTLATAYRMLFGHAPHQLRPGQNVLVWGASGGLGVFGIQLAAAAGANAIGVISDEDKRDYVMSLGAKGVINRKHFNCWGQLPKVNSPEFTTWTQEARKFGKAIWDITGKGHDVDMVFEHPGEQTFPVSCLVVKRGGMVVFCAGTTGFNLTFDARYVWQRQKRIQGSHFAHLKQASEANKFVIDRRIDPCMSEVFPWDQIPKAHTKMWKNQHAPGNMAVLVSSPVPGLRTYEDAVEAGRR; this comes from the coding sequence ATGAGCGCGGCACTTCGGGCGAATGACAACCGGCAGACGGGAGATGCTCCGTTGAAGGACCTTTACGAGATTGGTGAAATCCCGCCTCTCGGCCACGTGCCGAAGAACATGTATGCCTGGACCATCCGCAAGGAACGCCATGGCGCGCCCGAGGATGCGATGAAGGTGGAGGTCGTGCCCACCTGGGAACTCGACAGCCACGAGGTGCTCGTGCTCGTCATGGCCGCCGGCGTCAACTACAACGGCGTCTGGGCCGCGCTCGGCGAACCGATCTCGGTCTTCAACAACCACTCCTGCCCCTATCACGTCGTTGGCTCCGATGCGGCCGGCATCGTCTGGGCCGTCGGGTCCAAGGTGAAGCGCTGGAAGGTCGGTGACGAGGTCGTCGTCCATTGCAACCAGGACGATGGCGACGACGAGGAATGCAATGGCGGCGATCCGATGTTCTCGCCGACCCAGCGGATCTGGGGCTTCGAGACCCCCGATGGCTCCTTCTCGCAATTCTGCCGCGTGCAGTCGCAGCAGCTGATGCCGCGTCCCCGGCACCTGACGTGGGAGGAGTCGGCCTGCTACACGCTGACGCTGGCGACCGCCTACCGCATGCTGTTCGGTCATGCGCCGCATCAGCTGCGTCCGGGCCAGAACGTGCTGGTCTGGGGCGCCTCGGGCGGACTCGGCGTGTTCGGCATCCAGCTGGCGGCCGCCGCCGGCGCCAATGCCATTGGCGTCATCTCCGACGAGGACAAGCGTGACTATGTCATGTCCCTCGGCGCCAAGGGCGTCATCAACCGCAAGCATTTCAACTGCTGGGGCCAGCTGCCCAAGGTCAACTCGCCCGAGTTCACCACGTGGACCCAGGAAGCCCGCAAGTTCGGCAAGGCAATCTGGGACATCACCGGCAAGGGCCATGACGTCGACATGGTGTTCGAGCACCCGGGCGAGCAGACCTTCCCGGTCTCCTGTCTGGTGGTGAAACGCGGCGGCATGGTCGTGTTCTGCGCCGGCACCACCGGCTTCAACCTGACCTTCGACGCCCGCTACGTCTGGCAGCGGCAGAAGCGCATCCAGGGCTCGCACTTCGCCCACCTCAAGCAGGCGTCCGAGGCGAACAAGTTCGTCATCGACCGTCGCATCGACCCCTGCATGTCGGAGGTCTTCCCCTGGGACCAGATCCCGAAGGCGCATACCAAGATGTGGAAGAACCAGCACGCCCCCGGCAACATGGCCGTTCTGGTCAGCTCGCCGGTGCCGGGACTGCGCACCTATGAGGATGCGGTGGAGGCCGGTCGCCGCTGA
- a CDS encoding protein meaA: MTDSANKGASAGSSEAPRRRDQPWIFRTYAGHSTAAESNKLYRTNLAKGQTGLSIAFDLPTQTGYDPDHMLARGEVGKVGVPVSHLGDMRTLFNEIPLEKMNTSMTINATAPWLLALYVAAADEQGADRKLLAGTTQNDIIKEYLSRGTYVFPPAPSLRLTGDVIAWTYGEMPKWNPMNVCSYHLQEAGATPVQELSFALATAVAILDGMKASGAIPEAEFPQAVGRISFFVNAGMRFITELCKMRAFTELWDEICRDRYGITDERYRRFRYGVQVNSLGLTEPQPENNVYRILIEMLAVVLSKNARARAVQLPAWNEALGLPRPFDQQWSLRMQQILAYETDLLEFDDIFDGSSVITAKVEELKAEARAELARIDAMGGAVAAVESSYMKQKLVESNTRRLAAIESGEQIVVGVNRWTESEPSPLATGEDGGILTVPEHVEDEAIERIKAWRAARDGVAVEAAIAALKAAAREGRNIMEPSIAAAKAGVTTGEWGAALREVFGEYRAPTGVGRAARDDAGDLDAVRASVEAVSRTLGRRLKFLVGKPGLDGHSNGAEQIAVRARDCGMEVVYEGIRLTPAQIVNAALEEGVHVIGLSILSGSHLALVRDVMERLRAAGIGDVPVVVGGIIPDEDARALKAMGVAAVYTPKDFQLTDIMADVVRIVGERGAEAA, translated from the coding sequence ATGACAGACAGCGCGAACAAGGGTGCCAGTGCCGGATCGTCCGAGGCCCCGCGCCGGCGCGACCAGCCGTGGATCTTCCGCACCTATGCGGGACATTCCACGGCGGCCGAGTCGAACAAGCTGTACCGCACCAATCTCGCCAAGGGGCAGACGGGCCTGTCGATCGCCTTCGACCTGCCGACCCAGACGGGATATGACCCGGACCACATGCTGGCACGGGGCGAGGTGGGCAAGGTCGGCGTGCCGGTCTCGCATCTCGGCGACATGCGGACGCTGTTCAACGAGATCCCGCTCGAGAAGATGAACACGTCGATGACCATCAACGCCACCGCGCCCTGGCTGCTGGCGCTGTATGTCGCGGCGGCCGACGAGCAGGGCGCGGACCGCAAGCTTCTGGCCGGCACGACGCAGAACGACATCATCAAGGAATACCTGTCGCGCGGAACCTATGTGTTCCCGCCCGCGCCGTCGCTGCGGCTGACCGGCGACGTGATCGCCTGGACCTACGGCGAAATGCCGAAGTGGAACCCGATGAACGTGTGTTCCTACCACCTGCAGGAGGCCGGGGCGACGCCGGTGCAGGAGCTGTCCTTCGCACTGGCGACGGCGGTGGCGATCCTCGACGGCATGAAGGCCAGCGGGGCGATCCCCGAAGCGGAGTTTCCGCAGGCGGTGGGGCGCATCTCGTTCTTCGTCAATGCGGGCATGCGCTTCATCACCGAGCTTTGCAAGATGCGCGCCTTCACCGAGCTGTGGGACGAGATCTGCCGGGACCGCTACGGCATCACCGACGAGCGCTATCGCCGCTTCCGCTACGGCGTGCAGGTCAACTCCCTTGGCCTGACGGAACCGCAGCCGGAGAACAACGTCTACCGCATCCTGATCGAGATGCTGGCCGTGGTCCTGTCCAAGAACGCCCGCGCGCGCGCCGTGCAGCTGCCGGCCTGGAACGAGGCGCTCGGCCTGCCGCGGCCGTTCGACCAGCAATGGTCGCTGCGCATGCAGCAGATCCTGGCCTACGAGACGGACCTGCTCGAGTTCGACGACATCTTCGACGGATCCTCGGTGATCACCGCCAAGGTGGAGGAGCTGAAGGCGGAGGCGCGCGCCGAGCTTGCCCGGATCGACGCCATGGGCGGCGCGGTGGCGGCCGTCGAGTCCTCCTACATGAAGCAGAAGCTGGTGGAATCGAACACCCGCCGCCTCGCGGCCATCGAAAGCGGCGAGCAGATCGTCGTCGGCGTCAACCGCTGGACCGAAAGCGAGCCCTCGCCGCTCGCCACCGGTGAGGATGGCGGCATCCTCACCGTGCCGGAGCATGTGGAAGACGAGGCGATCGAGCGGATCAAAGCCTGGCGCGCCGCGCGCGACGGGGTGGCCGTGGAGGCCGCGATCGCGGCCCTCAAGGCGGCCGCCCGCGAAGGTCGCAACATCATGGAGCCATCGATTGCCGCAGCCAAGGCCGGGGTGACCACCGGCGAATGGGGGGCGGCGCTGCGCGAGGTCTTCGGCGAATACCGGGCGCCGACAGGCGTCGGCCGGGCTGCCCGGGACGATGCGGGCGATCTGGACGCGGTCCGGGCGAGCGTCGAGGCCGTCTCGCGCACCCTGGGCCGGCGGCTCAAGTTCCTCGTCGGCAAGCCCGGTCTGGATGGCCACTCCAACGGCGCGGAACAGATCGCCGTGCGGGCGCGCGACTGCGGCATGGAGGTGGTCTACGAAGGCATCCGGCTGACCCCGGCGCAGATCGTCAATGCGGCGCTCGAGGAGGGCGTGCATGTCATCGGCCTTTCGATCCTCTCCGGGTCGCATCTGGCGCTGGTCCGCGATGTGATGGAGCGCCTGCGCGCGGCCGGCATCGGCGATGTGCCGGTGGTGGTCGGCGGCATCATTCCGGACGAGGACGCCCGCGCGCTGAAGGCGATGGGCGTGGCCGCCGTCTACACGCCGAAGGACTTCCAGCTGACCGACATCATGGCCGATGTGGTGCGGATCGTCGGCGAACGCGGCGCGGAAGCGGCGTGA
- the vapC gene encoding type II toxin-antitoxin system VapC family toxin, whose protein sequence is MIVVDSSVWIDHFAGRSQEPAVQILRTIRAPRQILVGDIILLEVLRGARDERHATALASVLESFSVTSMLTPNLAYLAARYYRDLRAKGLTIRKFPDLVIAAFCLANDHRLLTRDRDFQPFATHFGLRLM, encoded by the coding sequence ATGATCGTGGTCGACAGTTCGGTCTGGATCGATCATTTCGCTGGCAGATCACAGGAACCTGCTGTCCAGATCCTTCGCACGATCCGTGCACCGCGTCAGATTTTGGTGGGTGACATCATCCTGCTCGAGGTGTTGCGAGGCGCAAGAGACGAACGCCATGCGACGGCCTTGGCGAGCGTCCTCGAAAGTTTCTCCGTAACGTCCATGCTCACGCCGAACCTGGCCTATCTTGCGGCGCGATACTATCGGGACTTGCGTGCCAAGGGCCTCACGATCCGGAAATTCCCGGACCTCGTGATTGCAGCGTTCTGTCTTGCAAATGACCATCGGCTGCTGACGCGCGACCGCGACTTTCAGCCCTTCGCCACCCATTTCGGCCTGCGCTTGATGTAG
- a CDS encoding type II toxin-antitoxin system VapB family antitoxin produces MRTNIDIDDDLMTKAMAATGLTTKKAVVEEALRRLVKDEELRAVIRNSAGIGWEGDLDEMRDGWGPPEDLPELLDNDRLKPDAA; encoded by the coding sequence ATGCGCACCAACATCGACATCGACGACGACCTCATGACCAAGGCGATGGCTGCGACCGGCCTGACCACGAAGAAGGCCGTCGTCGAGGAAGCCCTGCGCCGCCTCGTCAAGGACGAGGAGCTTCGGGCCGTGATCCGCAATTCCGCGGGCATCGGCTGGGAAGGCGATCTCGACGAGATGCGCGATGGCTGGGGACCACCAGAAGATTTGCCTGAGCTTCTGGACAATGACCGTCTGAAGCCCGACGCAGCATGA